In Salvelinus namaycush isolate Seneca chromosome 36, SaNama_1.0, whole genome shotgun sequence, one DNA window encodes the following:
- the slc1a1 gene encoding excitatory amino acid transporter 3 gives MDMMGKKERRGWDFKGLLKRNWLLIATIVSVLLGIGLGVVVREYASLSHLHKQYFGFPGEILMRMLKLVILPLIISSMITGVAALDSEVSGKIGLRAVVYYFSTTIIAVILGIVLVMTIKPGVSQEAEHIDRTGITPNVTTVDTLLDLVRNMFPENLLQACFQQYKTKRKELEPPKVKGNTTITMFPPLSTAVMATIFPPENITKDYKIVGSYSDGINVLGLIVFCVAFGLVIGKMGERGRILLEFFDALNEATMRLVQIIMCYMPVGILFLIAAKIIEVEDWEIFRKMGLYMVTVLSGLAIHSTICLPLIYFAIVRKNPYTFTLGMAQALVTALMISSSSATLPVTFRCAEENLRIDKRITRFVLPVGATINMDGTALYEAVAAIFIAQLNDYSLDVGQIVTISITATVASIGAAGVPNAGLVTMVIVLTAVGLPANDVTLIVAVDWLLDRFRTMINVLGDAYGAGIVQKLSRRELERMDVTSDVDVTNPFVLETTLDDEECEKKSYVNGGFTIDKTDAISFTETSQF, from the exons ATGGACATGATGGGGAAGAAAGAACGCAGGGGCTGGGACTTCAAAGGCTTGCTGAAGAGGAACTGGCTGCTTATTGCGACCATTGTGTCGGTGCTGTTAG GGATAGGTCTTGGGGTGGTGGTCAGGGAATATGCCTCCCTCTCCCACCTTCATAAGCAGTATTTTGGCTTCCCGGGAGAGATCCTGATGCGGATGCTCAAGCTGGTCATCCTGCCCCTCATCATCTCCAGCATGATAACAG GAGTCGCCGCCCTGGATTCGGAAGTTTCTGGAAAGATAGGTTTGAGGGCTGTGGTGTATTACTTCTCCACCACCATCATCGCAGTCATTCTGG GTATTGTATTGGTGATGACCATCAAACCTGGTGTCTCTCAGGAGGCCGAACATATCGACAGGACAGGGATCACACCAAACGTCACCACTGTCGACACTCTACTGGATCTTGTCAG AAACATGTTTCCTGAAAACCTACTGCAGGCTTGTTTCCAACAG TACAAGACAAAGCGCAAAGAGCTGGAACCACCTAAAGTGAAGGGGAACACTACAATTACaatgttccctcctctctctaccgctGTCATGGCAACCATTTTCCCCCCAGAG AACATCACCAAGGACTATAAGATAGTCGGGTCATATTCTGATGGGATCAACGTGCTGGGCCTCATCGTGTTTTGTGTGGCGTTCGGCCTTGTCATCGGCAAGATGGGCGAAAGGGGACGCATTCTGCTGGAATTCTTTGACGCTTTAAACGAGGCCACCATGAGGCTAGTCCAGATTATCATGTG CTACATGCCAGTGGGGATACTCTTCCTCATAGCTGCCAAGATCATCGAGGTAGAAGACTGGGAGATCTTCAGAAAGATGGGCCTGTACATGGTGACAGTGCTGAGTGG CCTAGCTATCCACTCCACCATTTGTCTGCCGCTGATCTACTTTGCCATTGTGAGGAAGAACCCATATACCTTTACCTTAGGGATGGCCCAGGCACTGGTCACTGCTCTTATGATCTCTTCCAG CTCTGCCACCCTGCCGGTCACCTTCCGCTGTGCCGAAGAGAACCTCCGGATCGACAAGAGGATCACCCGCTTCGTGCTGCCTGTGGGTGCCACTATCAACATGGATGGCACGGCTCTCTACGAGGCGGTTGCTGCAATCTTCATTGCCCAGCTCAACGACTACTCTCTGGATGTGGGTCAGATTGTCACCATCAG TATAACAGCAACAGTAGCCAGCATCGGAGCTGCCGGTGTGCCTAACGCTGGACTTGTCACCATGGTGATTGTGCTGACTGCCGTTGGACTACCTGCAAATGATGTCACTTTAATTGTTGCTGTGGATTGGCTACT AGACCGCTTCCGCACCATGATCAACGTGCTGGGGGATGCCTACGGAGCTGGCATCGTCCAGAAGCTGTCCAGGCGGGAGCTGGAGAGGATGGACGTCACCTCGGACGTGGACGTGACCAACCCCTTCGTCCTGGAGACCACGCTGGACGACGAGGAGTGTGAGAAAAAGTCTTATGTCAACGGCGGCTTCACCATCGACAAGACCGACGCCATCTCCTTCACCGAGACTTCACAGTTTTAG